A genomic region of Fusarium falciforme chromosome 4, complete sequence contains the following coding sequences:
- a CDS encoding But2 domain-containing protein, whose amino-acid sequence MKLLAFLLSTAAVTLAAPALETRQFEDIIFPAGTYRRWVQSGKIVQDPQDQLLIVKNGKAADETTTIVTFDFDQSTEGKTCELIFELWDRDVSTGTQTLDVFTWSDPPSGLRTFSVADIAEWAEAKSRDNHVGRILVPKPGNATWIMAYQGWPKIPCPAGQLIGIEYVGVGDRVEVRWDIGVTGPRFRVL is encoded by the coding sequence ATGAAGCTTCTTGCCTTCCTCCTTTCCACCGCAGCTGTCACTTTGGCCGCACCAGCCCTTGAGACCCGCCAATTTGAAGACATAATCTTCCCTGCGGGAACCTATCGACGCTGGGTTCAGAGCGGCAAGATTGTTCAAGACCCCCAGGATCAGCTTCTGATCGTCAAGAATGGCAAAGCTGCGGACGAGACAACCACCATCGTCACATTCGACTTCGACCAAAGCACAGAAGGCAAGACCTGCGAACTCATTTTTGAGCTCTGGGATCGAGATGTCTCCACTGGCACACAGACTCTCGACGTTTTCACCTGGTCGGACCCCCCAAGCGGCCTCCGAACATTCTCCGTTGCCGATATTGCTGAATGGGCAGAAGCCAAGAGCAGAGACAACCATGTCGGTCGTATTTTGGTCCCGAAGCCAGGGAATGCTACCTGGATTATGGCCTATCAGGGGTGGCCAAAGATCCCTTGTCCAGCGGGACAGCTCATCGGCATTGAGTatgttggtgttggggaCCGGGTCGAGGTTCGTTGGGATATTGGGGTCACGGGACCAAGGTTCCGTGTTTTGTAG
- a CDS encoding Chitin synthase has product MHVTAPSTTGITTSGDAPQQASTKDHDASSQKTAVEQPPPGPKDTVETCGYPPIEDPVDPARILTPRDLRNQRIIFLGIIILINICMTVTAFFGKKSKLIFVTILFIKSKDFLSAILSPLGMMATAIYHKFRPPKEVSQLWILSLIPAYSESEEQIVKTIYSLRDNGVEPHRQVMVVILDGKPRDVRSHMTRVVSGFERPYVSLKWKKGCLRVLAGFMMDVPVIVIEKVKNAGKKDSLILCHDLFNYARDNSPLYTKLLRKEIWEDILPALTEGEKFNGFDMVFCTDADSTIYKGAVALLANAIARDKNAIAACGLVLVELEPGYEWSFWNLYQQFQYTFGQYVRRRAEGIVGKVTCLPGCITMIAVREEMAGAIRKYAEPVTGYMVISHQVQYLGTDRRLTYSMLSQGKHLRTLFVPDAVSETVAPQSIAHYLSQRRRWGSNAYFNNYFYLAGEKMIPLTRIAATIEVVRLSMVYYRVLNTVLFIKSLTHHASIMKLMPMLIIGQVPSVWFFCSILLESELRKRGHKLILGYCINKMISPFMSVIIFTKVATNLGSQVWGMSGVTASSAPPAGAPATTETETVTAPPTNDELSAAERGEITPPKPVYAGPDQRRDRVPSRAPSTEGYDIE; this is encoded by the exons ATGCATGTCACCGCGCCTTCGACAACGGGCATCACAACGTCTGGTGATGCCCCTCAGCAAGCATCAACAAAAGATCATGATGCATCAAGTCAGAAGACGGCGGTTGAACAGCCACCTCCGGGTCCCAAAGACACTGTTGAGACATGTGGCTACCCTCCAATCGAAGATCCTGTTGATCCTGCTCGCATTCTTACACCCAGGGATCTGCGGAACCAGAGAATCATCTTTCTCGGCATCATCATTTTGATCAACATCTGCATGACCGTCACAGCCTTTTTTggaaagaagagcaagcTCATCTTTGTCACCATTCTTTTCATCAAAAGCAAAGATTTCTTGTCAGCCATTCTCTCACCACTTGGCATGATGGCCACTGCCATCTACCACAAGTTTCGACCACCCAAGGAAGTCTCACAGCTTTGGATTCTCTCTTTGATCCCTGCATATTCAGAGAGTGAGGAGCAAATCGTCAAGACCATCTACTCTCTTCGGGACAATGGTGTCGAACCACACCGTCAGGTCATGGTTGTTATCCTTGACGGAAAGCCTCGAGATGTGCGGTCACACATGACTCGGGTTGTCAGTGGATTTGAGCGGCCTTACGTGTCTCTCAAATGGAAGAAGGGCTGTCTTCGTGTCCTCGCCGGGTTCATGATGGACGTGCCCGTCATTGTCATCGAAAAAGTCAAGAATGCAGGCAAGAAGGACTCTCTCATTCTCTGCCACGACCTCTTCAACTACGCACGAGACAATTCTCCTCTTTATACCAAGCTTCTACGGAAGGAGATTTGGGAAGATATTCTCCCTGCTCTCACCGAGGGCGAGAAATTCAACGGCTTTGATATGGTCTTTTGCACCGATGCAGACTCCACCATCTACAAGGGAGCAGTCGCCCTTCTTGCAAATGCGATCGCCAGAGACAAGAATGCCATTGCTGCCTGTGGATTGGTTCTTGTTGAACTTGAACCGGGGTATGAATGGTCTTTTTGGAATTTATATCAACAGTTTCAG TACACGTTCGGGCAATATGTGAGAAGACGAGCAGAAGGCATTGTTGGCAAGGTAACCTGCCTTCCAGGATGCATCACCATGATTGCAGTCAGGGAAGAGATGGCCGGTGCTATTCGAAAATATGCCGAACCCGTTACTGGATACATGGTGATTTCTCACCAAGTCCAGTACCTT GGTACCGACAGAAGGCTCACATACTCCATGTTATCCCAAGGGAAACATCTCCGAACACTCTTCGTACCCGACGCTGTTAGCGAGACAGTGGCGCCCCAATCCATCGCGCATTATCTGAGTCAAAGACGTCGCTGGGGCTCAAACGCCTACTTCAACAACTATTTCTATCTTGCCGGAGAAAAGATGATTCCCCTGACTCGCATCGCAGCCACGATCGAGGTTGTTCGACTCAGCATGGTCTACTACCGGGTCTTAAACACTGTTCTATTCATCAAGAGCCTGACCCATCATGCTAGCATCATGAAGCTTATGCCGATGTTGATCATTGGCCAAGTACCTTCTGTCTGGTTTTTCTGCTCAATTCTTCTGGAATCCGAGCTAAGAAAACGTGGGCACAAACTGATACTGGGATACTGCATCAACAAAATGATATCGCCATTCATGAGcgtcatcatcttcacaAAGGTTGCAACCAATCTTGGCAGTCAAG TATGGGGCATGTCCGGAGTGACAGCTTCATCAGCGCCTCCCGCAGGTGCTCCCGCCACGACAGAAACAGAGACTGTGACGGCGCCCCCCACAAATGACGAGCTATCCGCCGCTGAGAGAGGAGAAATCACTCCTCCAAAGCCAGTCTATGCAGGGCCGGACCAGAGGAGGGACCGTGTTCCCAGCCGTGCTCCCAGCACTGAAGGGTATGACATAGAATAA
- a CDS encoding GMC-OxRdtase-N domain-containing protein: MKLLVPSLLCGLAAALPTNNNNKTAEYEFVIIGSGPGGGTLAANLARAGHSVFLLEAGDDQGDTLLQRLPSFADNVSEEPTMSWSFFVNHYQNETQARRDSKYTYRLSNGTLWYGLDPPEDAEPLGILYPRGATLGGSAQLNAMNFALPPESDWNYIAELTGDKSWSSNNMRRLFVDLENCTYAPEGTLGHGFDGFIASNRNNISYITERPGVVEVLTHAFRLTEDIEVENAEEVGTLMQRDINSIGPDRYAPGLYQLPLHIDGLRQRTGSWRYLHETLIAKTEDGSPKYPLTISTQSLATRVLFKDGKDGKPRAYGVEYLKGEGLYSADKRYNKSDSGQLMNVTASREVIVAGGAFNTPQILKLSGVGPREELESHDIDVVVDLPAVGNYLQDNYEGGVTVEASIPWENNPFARCDFSLGPNDTCLQEWNQSHTGPYGEGAAPLGLLYKSSVSETDESDLFLFGAAGVVFRGYFPGYSTYQAPPTSWFWSVVKMQTGNQAGTITLRSADPREAPEINFNFFAEKGDRDLQAIQEAVEHTMQIFNATGEPYAPYTVIEPPPSVDVRQGIMDEAFSHHATSTCRMGPAGDKDYCVDSNFKVNGVDGLRVVDASIFPRTPGGFPAAPTFVISQKAFEVILKSIKN; the protein is encoded by the exons ATGAAGTTGCTGGTTCCTAGCCTCCTCTGTGGGCTGGCTGCTGCCCTcccaaccaacaacaacaacaagacaGCCGAGTATGAGTTTGTCATCATTGGCTCAGGCCCAGGTGGTGGCACTCTAGC TGCCAACCTTGCCCGCGCTGGTCATTCCGTCTTTCTGCTTGAGGCTGGAGATGATCAGGGTGACACGCTGTTGCAGCGTCTTCCATCATT CGCAGATAACGTTTCGGAAGAGCCCACCATGTCTTGGTCGTTCTTTGTGAACCATTACCAGAACGAGACGCAAGCACGCCGTGACTCCAAGTATACCTATCGACTTTCAAACGGGACGCTGTGGTATGGACTTGATCCTCCGGAAGATGCAGAGCC TCTTGGAATTCTCTATCCTCGAGGTGCCACACTCGGCGGCTCTGCTCAGCTCAACGCCATGAACTTCGCTCTGCCACCTGAGAGTGACTGGAATTATATCGCTGAACTCACTGGAGACAAATCCTGGAGCTCTAACAACATGAGACGGCTCTTTGTCGACCTGGAGAACTGCACTTATGCTCCCGAGGGCACCCTTGGCCATGGTTttgatggcttcatcgcC AGCAACCGAAACAACATTTCCTACATTACTGAACGACCTGGCGTTGTCGAGGTCTTGACTCATGCATTCCGGCTGACCGAGGACATCGAAGTCGAAAACGCGGAAGAGGTCGGAACGCTGATGCAGAGGGACATTAACAGCATTGGACCGGATCGATATGCCCCTGGTCTCTATCAGCTTCCCCTCCACATTGATGGTTTGAGGCAACGCACTGGATCTTGGAGATACCTCCACGAGACACTCATTGCGAAAACTGAAGATGGATCTCCCAAGTATCCTCTGACTATCAGCACACAGTCTCTTGCGACACGCGTCCTGTTTAAGGACGGCAAAGATGGGAAGCCAAGAGCCTACGGCGTTGAGTACCTCAAGGGCGAAGGCTTGTACTCTGCTGACAAGCGGTACAATAAATCCGACTCGGGTCAGTTGATGAACGTGACTGCTTCTCGGGAAGTCATTGTCGCCGGTGGAGCGTTCAATACCCCGCAGATCCTCAAACTTAGTGGCGTTGGACCTCGGGAGGAACTCGAGAGCCATGATATCGATGTTGTGGTGGATCTTCCGGCTGTG GGCAACTATCTCCAAGACAACTATGAGGGTGGCGTTACTGTCGAAGCATCTATCCCTTGGGAGAACAACCCCTTTGCCCGATGTGACTTTTCCCTTGGGCCCAACGATACTTGTCTCCAGGAATGGAACCAGTCTCACACTGGACCGTATGGCGAGGGTGCAGCacctcttggtcttctttACAAGTCCAGCGTCAGTGAGACCGACGAGTCGGATCTATTCCTCTTCGGAGCTGCTGGTGTTGTGTTCCGCGGTTACTTTCCCGGATATTCCACATACCAGGCGCCTCCCACTTCGTGGTTCTGGTCAGTCGTCAAGATGCAAACTGGCAACCAAGCTGGAACCATCACACTTCGCTCGGCGGATCCCAGAGAAGCCCCGGAGATCAATTTCAACTTCTTTGCTGAGAAGGGAGACCGCGATCTCCAGGCCATCCAGGAGGCTGTTGAGCACACCATGCAAATCTTCAACGCGACTGGAGAGCCGTACGCCCCATACACGGTTATCGAGCCTCCCCCCAGTGTTGATGTCCGCCAGGGAATCATGGATGAGGCTTTTAGCCATCACGCGACCTCTACCTGCCGTATGGGTCCTGCTGGTGACAAGGATTATTGTGTTGACTCCAACTTCAAGGTCAATGGAGTTGACGGGCTTCGCGTTGTTGATGCATCCATCTTCCCTCGCACTCCGGGTGGATTCCCTGCCGCTCCCACGTTTGTGATTAGCCAGAAGGCCTTTGAGGTGATTCTCAAGTCCATCAAGAACTAG
- a CDS encoding MFS domain-containing protein, with protein sequence MGLFNRKKEKKDAAENTVGPELLKVLPNTDLPWYRTKHLLLLNLILLVPLFSSSAVGYDGSMMNGLQTLPQWRGFFNNPPAPVLGAINAVYPVCKILGLVPATLISDKWGRKMPIYLGLVALVFGPAIQAASMNLPMFIVSRGLIGFATVFPQVACPILVSELSYPTHRGKMTALYNTFFYFGAIGAAWITYGTFKIQSTWSWRIPSALQAAIPFCQLLFIYWVPESPRWLIANGKKDQAVALLTKWHAAGQTASPLVEYEITEIEKALELERNQESSVSWLTLVQTGPMRKRTFIAFILGFFSQWNGISVVTYYLTLVLNTIGITAVQDQTLINGLLQLFNFAAAVFAGAMMVDRFGRRRLLLVSTIGLGLSYIAWTALTSYFIKSHDESAGRAVVAFIFIAFFFYDIAWTPLPQAYTIEIFPFLTRSRGLTTELTSSYIGLITAQLINPVGLSAIGWRYYIVFCCILAALSTLIYFVFPETKGRTLEQITEIFDGKSIAVAAEDLVSKGKFGVVQEVEMPGKRDSADV encoded by the exons ATGGGCCTTTTCAAcaggaagaaggagaagaaagatgCCGCGGAAAACACTGTTGGGCCAGAGCTACTCAAG GTTCTTCCCAATACAGACTTGCCATGGTATCGAACCAAgcatctcctcctgctgAACTTGATTCTTCTTGTTCCTCTTTTCAGCTCCTCTGCTGTCGGCTATGATG GCTCCATGATGAACGGTCTCCAGACACTCCCACAGTGGCGGGGATTCTTCAACAACCCTCCCGCGCCGGTGCTCGGAGCCATCAACGCAGTCTATCCAGTTTGCAAGATTCTAGGTCTGGTCCCTGCTACCTTGATCTCAGATAAATGGGGTCGCAAGATGCCAATCTACCTTGGTCTTGTTGCTCTCGTCTTTGGACCAGCTATCCAAGCAGCATCCATGAACCTCCCCATGTTCATCGTGTCCAGAGGCCTTATTGGGTTCGCTACAGTCTTTCCTCAGGTGGCTTGCCCGATTCTCGTGTCCGAGCTGTCTTATCCGACACACAGAGGCAAAATGACGGCTCTCTACAACACGTTTTTCTACTTTGGTGCCATTGGAGCGGCTTGGATCACCTACGGAACCTTCAAGATTCAGTCTACATGGTCTTGGCGTATTCCCTCGGCATTGCAAGCAGCCATCCCCTTCTGCCAGCTGCTGTTCATCTACTGGGTTCCTGAATCTCCTCG ATGGCTCATCGCCAATGGCAAAAAGGACCAAGCAGTTGCCCTTCTCACCAAGTGGCACGCGGCCGGACAGACAGCCTCTCCCCTTGTCGAGTACGAGATTACCGAGATCGAAAAGGCCCTCGAGCTGGAGCGCAACCAAGAGTCATCTGTGTCGTGGTTGACCCTCGTCCAAACCGGTCCCATGCGCAAGCGAACTTTCATCGCCTTTATCCTCGGCTTCTTTAGTCAGTGGAACGGTATCAGTGTTGTGACATACTACCTGACTCttgtcctcaacaccatcggaATTACTGCCGTGCAGGATCAGACCTTGATTAACGGACTGCTTCAGCTCTTTAACTTTGCTGCCGCCGTCTTTGCCGGTGCCATGATGGTTGATCGATTTGGACGTCGGAGACTGTTGCTGGTATCTACCATTGGTCTCGGCCTCAGCTACATCGCCTGGACTGCGCTCACAAGCTACTTCATCAAGAGCCATGATGAATCGGCCGGTCGAGCTGTCGtggccttcatcttcatcgccttTTTCTTCTACGACATCGCTTGGACACCGCTCCCACAGGCATACACTATCGAgatcttccccttcctcaCTCGTAGCCGTGGTTTGACAACCGAGCTCACATCATCTTACATTGGCCTCATTACCGCCCAGCTGATCAACCCGGTTGGCTTGTCTGCGATCGGCTGGAGATACTACATCGTGTTCTGCTGCATCCTGGCTGCTCTGTCCACTCTCATCTACTTTGTCTtccccgagaccaagggTCGGACATTGGAGCAGATCACCGAGATCTTTGATGGCAAGAGCATCGCTGTGGCTGCTGAAGATCTTGTTAGCAAGGGGAAGTTTGGAGTTGTTCAGGAAGTTGAGATGCCAGGCAAGCGTGACAGCGCGGATGTGTAA